The following proteins are co-located in the Hydrogenophaga sp. RAC07 genome:
- a CDS encoding cobalamin-binding protein, producing MTNTLGPQRIVCLTEETTEWLYLLGQESRIVGISGYTVRPRRAREEKPKVSAFLSAKIDKILALQPDCVFGFSDLQADIAALLIRAGVQVTVFNQRSVDEIHSMLFQVAAMVGCADAGLAWIEANRVRLDGIRQSVESLQAQGKRRPRVFFEEWDEPHISGIRWVSELLGIAGGDDCFPELATQSLGKHRIIADGAEIVRRNPDIIIGSWCGKKFRPEKVAARAGWQDVAAVKTGQLFEIKSADILQPGPAALTDGVARMHRIVSDWMHEHG from the coding sequence TTGACCAACACCCTCGGCCCGCAGCGCATCGTCTGCCTCACCGAAGAGACCACCGAGTGGCTTTACCTGCTGGGGCAGGAGAGCCGCATCGTCGGCATCTCGGGCTACACGGTGCGCCCGCGCCGGGCGCGCGAAGAAAAACCCAAGGTCAGTGCCTTCCTCAGCGCGAAGATCGACAAGATCCTGGCGCTGCAGCCGGACTGCGTGTTCGGTTTTTCGGATCTGCAGGCCGACATCGCGGCGCTGCTGATCCGTGCCGGCGTGCAGGTGACGGTGTTCAACCAGCGCAGCGTGGACGAGATCCATTCCATGCTGTTCCAGGTGGCGGCCATGGTGGGTTGCGCTGATGCCGGCCTGGCGTGGATCGAGGCCAACCGGGTGCGGCTGGACGGCATTCGCCAATCGGTGGAGTCATTGCAGGCGCAGGGCAAGCGCCGCCCGCGTGTGTTCTTTGAAGAATGGGACGAGCCGCACATCAGCGGCATCCGCTGGGTGTCGGAGCTGCTGGGCATCGCTGGCGGCGACGACTGTTTTCCCGAGCTGGCCACGCAGTCGCTGGGCAAGCACCGCATCATTGCCGACGGTGCCGAGATCGTGCGCCGCAACCCCGACATCATCATCGGCTCGTGGTGCGGCAAGAAGTTCCGGCCCGAGAAGGTGGCCGCGCGCGCCGGCTGGCAGGACGTGGCCGCCGTGAAGACCGGGCAGTTGTTCGAGATCAAGTCGGCCGACATCCTGCAGCCGGGTCCGGCGGCACTCACCGACGGGGTGGCCCGGATGCACCGCATCGTGTCTGACTGGATGCACGAGCATGGTTGA
- a CDS encoding cobyrinate a,c-diamide synthase has translation MTAMCPAILVAAPASGQGKTTVASALARLHARAGRRVRAFKCGPDFLDPHWLALATGQPVHNLDLWMTGEDDARARLHAAAAESDLIVVEGVMGLFDGEPSAADLAQCFGLPVLAVIDASAMAGTFGALAFGLQHFRPGLPWAGVLANRVASARHAQMLQDALVGDGTRTDSFFLGAVMRDAAFSLPERHLGLTVASEIPDALARLDAAADALAGTPLGRMDTAALAQWSVSFASPSVPPAQTPSLSGKTIAVAKDAAFCFVYPANLDVLRGLGAELVFFSPLADDPLPPCDAVWLPGGYPELHATTLSSGTACRAGLSAHVKAGRPLWAECGGMMLLFDTLVTLEGETHAMWGLLPGTVAMQKRLAALGPQRLTLPAGELRGHTFHYSRCESSLEPVRRTEPARGGASGAGEAMYRLGSVQATYFHAWFASSPAATASLFLPGGTD, from the coding sequence ATGACCGCGATGTGCCCGGCCATCCTGGTGGCGGCCCCGGCCTCCGGCCAGGGCAAGACCACCGTGGCGTCGGCGCTGGCGCGCCTGCATGCGCGGGCCGGTCGGCGCGTGCGGGCTTTCAAGTGCGGGCCCGACTTTCTGGACCCGCACTGGCTCGCACTGGCCACCGGGCAGCCGGTGCACAACCTCGACCTGTGGATGACCGGTGAAGACGACGCCCGGGCACGCCTGCATGCCGCTGCGGCGGAGTCCGACCTAATCGTTGTTGAAGGCGTGATGGGCTTGTTCGACGGAGAGCCCAGCGCTGCCGACCTCGCGCAGTGCTTTGGTTTGCCGGTGCTGGCGGTGATCGATGCTTCGGCCATGGCGGGCACCTTCGGTGCACTGGCGTTTGGATTGCAGCATTTCCGTCCCGGCTTGCCCTGGGCCGGGGTGCTGGCCAACCGGGTGGCCAGTGCGCGCCATGCGCAGATGCTGCAGGACGCGCTGGTGGGTGACGGCACGCGAACGGACTCGTTCTTTCTGGGTGCGGTCATGCGCGATGCTGCGTTCTCGCTGCCCGAACGGCACCTTGGACTTACCGTGGCGTCTGAAATCCCTGATGCGTTGGCACGGCTGGACGCAGCGGCCGATGCCCTCGCGGGCACGCCCCTGGGGCGTATGGACACTGCGGCGCTGGCGCAGTGGTCGGTGTCTTTTGCGTCACCTTCGGTGCCGCCCGCGCAAACACCTTCGCTGTCGGGCAAGACCATCGCGGTGGCAAAAGACGCCGCCTTCTGCTTCGTTTACCCGGCCAACCTTGACGTGCTGCGTGGTCTGGGTGCCGAGCTGGTCTTTTTCTCGCCGCTGGCCGACGATCCGCTGCCGCCGTGCGATGCGGTGTGGTTGCCCGGTGGCTATCCCGAATTGCACGCGACCACGCTGTCCTCGGGCACCGCCTGCCGAGCCGGCCTGAGCGCGCATGTGAAGGCGGGTCGGCCCTTGTGGGCGGAGTGCGGCGGCATGATGCTGTTGTTCGACACCTTGGTGACGCTCGAGGGCGAGACCCATGCGATGTGGGGCTTGCTGCCAGGGACCGTGGCCATGCAGAAGCGCCTGGCCGCGCTCGGGCCGCAGCGGCTCACGCTCCCCGCCGGCGAACTGCGCGGCCACACGTTTCATTACTCGCGGTGCGAGTCCAGCCTGGAGCCGGTGCGGCGCACCGAGCCCGCGCGCGGCGGTGCCAGCGGCGCGGGCGAAGCGATGTACCGTCTGGGTTCCGTGCAGGCGACGTACTTCCACGCCTGGTTTGCATCCAGCCCGGCGGCCACAGCGTCGCTGTTCCTGCCAGGAGGCACCGATTGA
- a CDS encoding TonB-dependent receptor domain-containing protein: protein MKIQKLRAPLAALPLAVLAALPSHAQTDTYALLKETVVTATRVETRTDAVLSDVVVIEAEVLKRSAGRSLSEVLSRNAGLQMSANGGLGKQSGLFVRGTETRHVLLLVDGVRYGSSTAGSASLDNIPLGIIDRIEVLKGPASALYGSDAVGGVVQIFTKRGTKGFHPGASVTLGSYGHRAASAGLSGGTDSFTYSLNASTLRETGFSATNPKVASNGHNPDDDGFDQDSVSASMRWTLAPGWSTDLQFTQADGTTEYDQGLNPFEVRTDVTTRVAAWGLERHWSADSRTKFKLARSDDNATSLTSTSTSRFNTAQTQATLQHDWDTVVGNVIVGLESIKEAVSGTQTYSVNSRTTNAGFVGVQGQGGQHLWQANLRRDSNSQFGGATTGFASYGYQITPQWRPHIAYGTSFKMPSFNTLYWVSPTFNGNPSTQPERGKNREVGLTYSRGMHEVKLTRFDNRVRGFITTQPVVTNVPRARMEGWSLGYTGSVGAWAWNANLELLDARNLTNGLKLQRRSDEVLTLNLDHRVGAWTWGASLLAQSDRFDNAANTLRLPGFATLDLHTGVRVAKDWSLNLRLNNLADKVYETARGYNQPGRAAYVTLDWRPMK from the coding sequence ATGAAAATCCAAAAACTGCGCGCGCCTCTGGCCGCGCTGCCGCTGGCCGTTCTGGCAGCTTTGCCCTCGCACGCCCAAACCGACACCTACGCGCTGCTGAAAGAAACCGTGGTGACGGCAACCCGCGTCGAAACACGCACCGATGCCGTGCTCAGCGACGTCGTGGTGATCGAAGCCGAGGTTCTTAAGCGATCGGCTGGCCGTTCGCTCTCCGAAGTGCTCTCACGCAACGCCGGCTTGCAGATGTCGGCCAACGGCGGCCTGGGCAAACAGTCCGGTCTGTTTGTGCGGGGGACCGAAACGCGCCACGTGCTGCTGCTGGTTGACGGCGTTCGTTACGGTTCCTCAACCGCTGGCTCGGCCAGCCTGGACAACATCCCGCTGGGCATCATCGACCGCATCGAGGTCCTCAAGGGACCGGCCTCTGCGCTCTACGGCAGCGATGCGGTGGGTGGCGTGGTGCAGATCTTCACCAAACGTGGCACCAAAGGATTTCACCCCGGCGCCAGCGTGACGCTGGGCAGCTACGGCCACCGCGCCGCATCTGCCGGCCTGAGTGGTGGCACCGACAGCTTCACATACTCGCTCAACGCCAGCACGCTGCGTGAGACCGGGTTTTCGGCGACCAATCCGAAAGTTGCTTCGAACGGGCACAACCCCGACGACGACGGCTTCGATCAGGACAGTGTTTCGGCTTCGATGCGTTGGACGCTGGCGCCGGGCTGGTCGACCGACCTGCAGTTCACCCAGGCCGACGGCACCACCGAGTATGACCAGGGGCTCAACCCGTTCGAGGTTCGCACCGACGTGACCACCCGCGTGGCCGCCTGGGGGCTGGAGCGCCATTGGTCGGCCGATTCGCGCACGAAGTTCAAGCTGGCACGCAGCGACGACAACGCCACCAGCCTGACATCGACCTCGACCTCGCGCTTCAACACGGCGCAGACCCAGGCCACCCTGCAGCACGACTGGGACACTGTCGTTGGCAACGTGATCGTGGGCCTGGAGTCGATCAAGGAGGCGGTGTCTGGCACGCAGACCTACTCTGTGAACAGCCGCACCACCAACGCCGGCTTCGTCGGGGTGCAGGGCCAGGGCGGCCAACACCTGTGGCAGGCCAACCTGCGGCGCGACAGCAACTCGCAGTTCGGTGGCGCCACCACCGGCTTCGCCAGCTATGGTTACCAGATCACGCCGCAGTGGCGCCCGCACATCGCTTATGGCACTTCGTTCAAGATGCCGTCGTTCAACACGCTGTACTGGGTGTCTCCCACGTTCAACGGCAACCCGAGCACCCAACCCGAGCGCGGCAAGAACCGTGAGGTGGGTCTGACCTACAGCCGCGGCATGCACGAGGTGAAGCTCACCCGGTTCGACAACCGGGTGCGTGGCTTCATCACCACCCAGCCGGTGGTGACCAACGTGCCCAGGGCCCGCATGGAAGGCTGGTCGCTGGGCTACACCGGCTCAGTGGGCGCGTGGGCGTGGAACGCGAACCTGGAGCTGCTGGACGCTCGCAACCTGACCAACGGCCTGAAGCTGCAACGCCGTTCGGATGAGGTGCTCACCCTGAACCTCGACCACCGCGTCGGCGCCTGGACCTGGGGGGCTTCGCTACTCGCCCAGTCCGACCGTTTTGACAACGCTGCGAACACCTTGCGCCTGCCTGGTTTTGCGACGCTGGACCTCCACACGGGTGTGCGCGTTGCCAAAGACTGGTCGCTCAACCTGCGCTTGAACAACCTGGCCGACAAGGTGTACGAGACCGCTCGCGGCTACAACCAGCCTGGCCGGGCGGCTTACGTCACGCTGGACTGGCGGCCGATGAAATGA
- a CDS encoding DUF904 domain-containing protein, with protein sequence MADPKHLDQITERVERLLLRHEELQRTNALLVEQVHSLQAERDSLKSRLMAARARIDALLERLAPSPVDTARSPSDIHKDHT encoded by the coding sequence ATGGCCGATCCCAAGCACCTTGACCAGATCACCGAACGTGTCGAACGCCTGCTGTTGCGACACGAAGAACTGCAGCGCACCAATGCCCTGCTGGTCGAGCAGGTGCACTCGTTGCAGGCCGAGCGCGATTCGCTCAAATCCCGACTGATGGCAGCGCGCGCCCGCATCGATGCACTGCTCGAACGCCTGGCCCCCAGCCCGGTCGACACGGCCCGGTCGCCGTCCGACATCCACAAGGACCACACGTGA
- a CDS encoding cell division protein ZapA yields the protein MGQSYLLSCPPGGESSLLDAVERVDTAMCRIRDAGKVKARDRIAVLASLNLAFELSQKEAERLEAESFQASSFGQADNSAFAEAGGAFDHDPLDPHTQARVDELMRRLDQTLDKDGRLI from the coding sequence ATGGGCCAGAGCTACCTGCTCTCGTGCCCACCCGGTGGCGAGTCGTCCTTGCTCGACGCGGTGGAGCGTGTGGACACGGCCATGTGCCGCATCCGCGACGCGGGCAAGGTGAAAGCGCGCGACCGCATCGCGGTGCTGGCGTCACTCAACCTGGCATTTGAACTCTCGCAGAAAGAAGCCGAACGACTCGAAGCCGAGAGCTTCCAGGCATCGTCGTTCGGCCAGGCTGACAACAGCGCGTTTGCCGAAGCCGGTGGCGCGTTTGATCACGATCCGCTGGACCCGCACACGCAAGCGCGCGTGGACGAACTCATGCGTCGGCTCGACCAGACACTCGACAAGGACGGTCGTCTGATTTGA
- a CDS encoding sulfite exporter TauE/SafE family protein, whose product MPLDPLLILELAALGLGTGFLAGLLGIGGGMLMVPFITFILSTRGVEADLAVKMAIATSMATIIFTSISSVRAHHKRGAVRWDIVKGLAPGIVLGSMIASLGVFALLKGSWLAFFFAGFVSFSATQMLLDKKPKPTRTIPGTPGLLGAGGVIGFLSGLVGAGGGFVSVPFMTWCNVAIHNAVATSAALGFPIALANAVGYIVAGQNVQNLPAGAVGYIYLPALVVIACVSVLMAPLGVKAAHALPVKSLKRVFAGLLYMLAAYMLHKGITA is encoded by the coding sequence ATGCCTCTAGATCCCCTGTTGATTCTTGAATTGGCCGCGCTCGGCCTGGGTACCGGCTTCCTCGCCGGCTTGTTGGGAATCGGAGGCGGCATGCTCATGGTGCCCTTCATCACCTTCATCCTCTCGACCCGGGGTGTGGAGGCGGACCTCGCGGTCAAGATGGCCATCGCCACCTCCATGGCCACCATCATCTTCACGTCCATCTCCAGCGTGCGCGCCCACCACAAACGCGGCGCCGTGCGATGGGACATCGTCAAAGGCCTGGCCCCCGGTATCGTGCTGGGCTCCATGATTGCCAGCCTGGGCGTGTTTGCCTTGCTCAAAGGCAGTTGGCTCGCGTTCTTCTTCGCCGGCTTCGTGAGCTTCTCGGCCACGCAGATGCTGCTCGACAAGAAACCCAAGCCCACGCGCACCATTCCGGGCACGCCGGGCTTGCTTGGTGCGGGCGGCGTCATCGGTTTTCTCTCGGGCCTGGTCGGCGCAGGTGGCGGCTTCGTGAGCGTGCCCTTCATGACCTGGTGCAACGTCGCCATCCACAACGCCGTGGCCACCAGCGCAGCGCTGGGTTTTCCGATTGCGCTGGCCAACGCGGTGGGCTACATCGTGGCCGGCCAGAACGTGCAGAACCTGCCCGCCGGCGCGGTGGGCTACATCTACCTGCCAGCGCTGGTGGTGATCGCCTGCGTGAGCGTGCTCATGGCACCACTGGGTGTGAAGGCAGCGCACGCGCTGCCGGTGAAATCGCTCAAGCGCGTGTTCGCCGGCCTGCTCTACATGCTGGCGGCGTACATGCTCCACAAAGGCATCACGGCCTAA
- the rraA gene encoding ribonuclease E activity regulator RraA, translating into MTDTPAFATCDLCDVHKNDSSGAFRVLPPVFRDFGAVQRFCGSVVTVKCFEDNSLVKAAVDSAGEGRVLVVDGGGSLRRALLGGNLAAAAARNGWAGVVIDGCVRDVAELAASNTGIRALASMPLPTEKRNEGQRDVAVQIQGVWVRPGDWLYADEDGIVVADRALN; encoded by the coding sequence ATGACCGACACACCTGCTTTTGCCACCTGCGATCTGTGCGACGTTCACAAGAACGACAGCTCCGGCGCGTTTCGTGTGCTGCCGCCGGTGTTCCGCGACTTCGGTGCGGTGCAGCGGTTTTGTGGGTCGGTGGTCACCGTCAAATGTTTTGAAGACAACTCGCTGGTGAAGGCTGCGGTGGACAGCGCGGGCGAGGGTCGAGTACTCGTGGTGGACGGTGGTGGCTCGCTGCGCCGCGCACTGCTCGGCGGCAATCTGGCTGCAGCTGCTGCGCGCAACGGCTGGGCCGGTGTGGTGATCGATGGTTGTGTGCGCGATGTGGCCGAACTGGCCGCAAGCAACACCGGCATCCGCGCGCTGGCCTCCATGCCGCTGCCCACCGAGAAACGCAACGAAGGCCAGCGCGATGTGGCGGTGCAGATCCAGGGTGTGTGGGTGAGGCCGGGCGACTGGCTCTATGCCGATGAAGACGGCATCGTGGTCGCCGACCGAGCGCTCAACTAG
- a CDS encoding SWIB/MDM2 domain-containing protein, with protein MATAKKAPAKKAAPAKKAAAPAKKAAPAKKAAAPAKKAAPAKKAAPAKKAAPAKKAAPAKKAAPAKKVAAKKAAPAKKRTPNAAFMKALTPSAALAAIVGASPLPRTEVTKKIWDYIKKNKLQDSVNRRMINADAKLKEIFKKAQASMFEMTKLVNDHLK; from the coding sequence ATGGCAACTGCGAAGAAAGCTCCCGCTAAAAAAGCGGCTCCGGCCAAGAAGGCTGCTGCTCCGGCAAAGAAGGCCGCTCCGGCCAAGAAAGCCGCGGCACCTGCCAAGAAGGCTGCGCCTGCGAAGAAAGCGGCTCCTGCGAAGAAAGCTGCTCCGGCCAAAAAAGCCGCTCCAGCCAAAAAGGCTGCTCCCGCCAAGAAGGTCGCCGCCAAGAAAGCCGCCCCAGCCAAGAAGCGCACGCCCAACGCCGCGTTCATGAAAGCGCTGACCCCCAGCGCCGCTCTGGCCGCCATCGTGGGTGCCAGCCCCCTGCCGCGCACCGAAGTCACCAAGAAGATCTGGGACTACATCAAGAAGAACAAGCTGCAGGACTCGGTCAACCGTCGCATGATCAATGCCGACGCCAAGCTCAAGGAAATCTTCAAGAAGGCCCAGGCCTCCATGTTCGAGATGACCAAGCTGGTCAACGACCACCTGAAGTGA
- a CDS encoding adenylate/guanylate cyclase domain-containing protein, giving the protein MNSSSQSSTPAQAVNGAMATAPALPQQLHKVVLVMDLVESVRLMAANEAAVVNQWRGFVHHATTVVLPECKGRMVKSLGDGMLVEFDQPTDAVRAALTLHKYFAPLNDTLPASQRLYLRAGLNATNLYADENDVYGHGVNLAARVADLAAPGETIITASVFDGIVVGMDAEVEDRGENYLKHWPEPVRTWAIHSVTAGSSALRAQVPEGTALDFRPSIAVVPFETRSHAAEQFVIGELIADGVIAQLARSPDLRVISRLSTTAFRGRTSSAGEIGRHLEATFVLGGSYVTYGDKVVIMAQLTDNRREEVIWADRLTGDVRDLMEVQSALLDALCSACSRALLHDVVQRTLVLPLPQLDSNALLLGGITLMHRSTPRDLQRSHQLLEAVVDRHKRVATPWAWLAKWHIMQVVQGLSSEPARDFQRAIDTADRALDLEPASSLAMAIKGHALCHLGEDVDASHRLLQEATQSNPNDPMAWLYNSVWSTMWGTPEDSMVEAENALHLSPLDPQKYYFEMMLATSCAAMEQWERAVEICRSSLSKNRYHLPTIRCLIVAQLESGGVAAAKEAFELMRALQPDLTIAKYMAAGGHSPLRKRVASALTQLGLPVH; this is encoded by the coding sequence ATGAACAGCAGCTCCCAATCCAGCACTCCGGCCCAAGCGGTCAACGGTGCCATGGCGACAGCGCCCGCCCTGCCCCAGCAACTGCACAAGGTGGTGCTGGTGATGGATCTGGTGGAGTCGGTGCGGCTCATGGCCGCCAACGAGGCGGCGGTGGTCAACCAGTGGCGCGGCTTCGTGCACCACGCCACCACCGTGGTGCTGCCCGAATGCAAGGGTCGCATGGTCAAGAGCCTGGGCGACGGCATGCTGGTGGAGTTTGACCAGCCCACCGACGCGGTGCGCGCGGCCCTGACGCTGCACAAGTACTTTGCCCCGCTCAATGACACCTTGCCTGCGAGCCAGCGTCTCTACCTTCGGGCGGGACTCAACGCCACCAATCTGTATGCCGACGAAAACGATGTTTACGGCCACGGGGTGAATCTCGCTGCCCGCGTGGCCGACCTGGCCGCACCGGGCGAGACCATCATCACCGCCAGCGTGTTCGACGGCATCGTGGTCGGCATGGACGCTGAGGTGGAAGACCGTGGTGAAAACTACCTGAAGCACTGGCCCGAGCCGGTTCGCACCTGGGCCATCCATTCGGTCACCGCAGGGTCGTCTGCGCTCCGCGCGCAGGTGCCCGAAGGCACTGCGCTGGACTTCCGCCCGTCCATTGCCGTGGTGCCGTTCGAAACGCGCAGCCACGCGGCCGAGCAGTTCGTCATCGGTGAGTTGATTGCAGACGGGGTCATCGCACAACTCGCCCGCAGTCCTGACCTCCGCGTGATTTCCCGCCTGTCCACCACGGCGTTCCGGGGTCGCACCTCGTCCGCGGGCGAGATCGGTCGGCACCTCGAGGCCACCTTTGTGCTGGGCGGCAGCTACGTGACCTACGGCGACAAGGTCGTGATCATGGCCCAGCTGACCGACAACCGCCGCGAAGAAGTGATCTGGGCCGATCGGCTCACCGGCGACGTGCGCGACCTGATGGAAGTTCAGAGCGCCCTGCTGGATGCCTTGTGCTCGGCCTGCTCCAGGGCGTTGCTGCACGATGTGGTGCAACGCACGCTGGTGCTGCCCTTGCCTCAACTGGACAGCAACGCATTGCTGCTCGGTGGCATCACGCTGATGCACCGCTCCACGCCGAGAGACCTGCAGCGCAGCCACCAGTTGCTGGAGGCGGTGGTGGATCGTCACAAGCGCGTGGCCACACCCTGGGCCTGGCTGGCCAAGTGGCACATCATGCAGGTGGTGCAAGGGCTCTCAAGCGAACCCGCGCGAGACTTTCAACGCGCCATCGACACCGCCGACCGCGCGCTCGATCTGGAGCCCGCCAGCTCCCTGGCCATGGCCATCAAGGGGCATGCGCTCTGCCACCTGGGTGAAGACGTGGATGCATCGCATCGGCTGCTCCAGGAAGCTACGCAGAGCAACCCGAACGATCCGATGGCCTGGCTGTACAACAGCGTGTGGTCAACCATGTGGGGCACACCCGAGGATTCGATGGTGGAAGCCGAGAATGCCCTGCATCTCTCGCCACTGGATCCGCAGAAGTACTATTTCGAAATGATGCTGGCAACGAGCTGTGCAGCCATGGAACAGTGGGAGAGAGCCGTCGAGATTTGTCGCTCATCGCTCTCGAAGAATCGATATCACCTACCGACGATCCGATGCTTGATCGTTGCCCAACTGGAAAGTGGTGGTGTCGCAGCAGCAAAGGAAGCATTTGAACTGATGCGTGCGCTTCAGCCCGATCTGACGATTGCAAAGTACATGGCCGCGGGCGGACACAGCCCACTGCGCAAGCGCGTAGCAAGTGCCCTGACCCAGTTGGGACTTCCCGTTCACTAA
- a CDS encoding phosphatase PAP2 family protein produces MSGGMSGGMSGGMSGGMSGGMSGGMSGGMSGGMSGGMSGSIVSADALILSRAAIVGPFVGANLHVNEPAFDKAVNLALWADGPRVEACFSDLVEGLLFRTRSGPKEAMLEFANLQASNIQRKPLVKLRAPTKQQFKKQLDLTAAYADLRADRAAEIVAQTGLPVAFWSSVVGLTAHRHKKTLQLMDLMFSLCVHVEMRFKHIFASLRPVAMSPQIQPMIETPGHGSWPSGHATEAFAFAVLLEALLNAASPTNGTPNGTESREQLQRLAARIATNRVVAGVHFPVDSAAGRLLGTALAEFLVARATGTKVHERGFDGRLFEGPNGEPLDFNLHQSMDHTSGHACTRSASATGVGNAPLVAWLWEEALKEWA; encoded by the coding sequence ATGAGTGGTGGCATGAGCGGCGGCATGAGTGGTGGCATGAGCGGTGGCATGAGTGGTGGCATGAGCGGTGGCATGAGCGGTGGCATGAGCGGTGGCATGAGCGGTGGCATGAGCGGGTCCATCGTGTCGGCCGACGCCCTCATCCTGAGCCGTGCCGCCATCGTCGGCCCCTTCGTCGGCGCGAACCTTCATGTCAACGAGCCCGCCTTCGACAAGGCAGTCAACCTGGCCCTGTGGGCCGACGGCCCCCGCGTCGAAGCCTGCTTCTCGGATCTCGTCGAAGGCCTGCTCTTCAGAACACGCAGCGGCCCCAAGGAAGCGATGCTGGAGTTCGCCAACCTGCAGGCCAGCAACATCCAGCGCAAGCCCCTGGTGAAGCTGCGCGCGCCCACCAAGCAGCAGTTCAAGAAGCAGCTCGATCTGACGGCCGCCTACGCCGACCTGCGCGCCGATCGCGCCGCCGAAATCGTGGCGCAAACGGGGCTGCCCGTGGCGTTCTGGTCTTCCGTGGTGGGGCTCACAGCACACCGCCACAAGAAGACCCTGCAGCTCATGGACCTCATGTTCTCGCTGTGTGTGCATGTGGAGATGCGCTTCAAGCACATCTTCGCCAGCCTGCGCCCGGTGGCGATGTCGCCGCAGATCCAGCCCATGATCGAAACACCGGGGCACGGCAGCTGGCCGAGCGGCCACGCCACCGAAGCGTTTGCTTTTGCCGTGTTGCTGGAGGCACTGCTCAACGCAGCGTCGCCCACGAACGGCACGCCCAACGGCACCGAGAGCCGCGAACAGCTGCAGCGACTGGCCGCACGCATTGCCACCAACCGTGTGGTGGCCGGTGTGCATTTTCCGGTGGACAGCGCGGCCGGACGCCTGCTCGGCACGGCACTCGCCGAATTCCTGGTGGCGCGTGCCACCGGCACCAAGGTGCACGAGCGCGGTTTCGACGGCCGCCTGTTCGAAGGCCCCAACGGCGAACCGCTGGACTTCAACCTGCACCAGTCGATGGACCACACCAGCGGCCACGCCTGCACCCGATCGGCCAGTGCCACGGGCGTGGGCAATGCACCTCTGGTGGCCTGGCTGTGGGAGGAAGCGCTCAAGGAGTGGGCATGA